One genomic region from Rosa rugosa chromosome 1, drRosRugo1.1, whole genome shotgun sequence encodes:
- the LOC133724709 gene encoding probable methyltransferase PMT7 encodes MGGGSALKSQSWQMILVALLLMVGSFYAGTLFRQTAPNYVSQLSSYNYSYSGTSTFANKVELTYRRTSLVIPETGVDVCPLTFNEYIPCHNVSYIQTLLPNLDTSRREELERHCPPLENRLFCLVPPPKDYKIPIRWPTSRDYVWRSNVNHTHLAEVKGGQNWVHEKDQLWWFPGGGTHFKHGAPEYIQRLGNMITNDTGDLHTAGVVQVLDVGCGVSSFSAFLLPLGIQTMSFAPKDGHENQIQFSLERGIGAMISAIATKQLPYPTSSFEMVHCSRCRVDWHENDGILLKEVNRLLRSNGYFVYSAPPAYRKDKDFPIIWEKLVNLTSAMCWKLIAKRVQTAIWMKQEDPSCLQRISEQKLIDICDAADNLKSSWNTKLGNCIQVRGMQTDAPKLPSRPERLSIYSESLERIGISQEEFTSETVFWQDQVQHYWRLLNVNKTEIRNVMDMNAFCGGFAVALDSSPMWVMNIVPATMKNTLSAIYDRGLIGAFHDWCEPFSTYPRTYDLLHANHLFSHYKECGEGCLLEDILLEMDRMIRPQGFIIIRDEEAITSTIQDLAPKFLWEVELHLLDNIKKNKETVLICRKKFWAIV; translated from the exons ATGGGAGGAGGTTCAGCTTTGAAATCGCAGTCATGGCAGATGATACTGGTGGCTCTGCTATTGATGGTTGGGTCCTTCTATGCTGGAACTCTCTTTCGCCAAACTGCTCCCAACTACGTCTCTCAGCTTAGCTCCTACAATTATTCATATTCTG GTACTTCCACGTTTGCAAATAAAGTTGAATTAACTTATAGAAGAACATCACTTGTGATACCAGAGACTGGTGTGGATGTTTGTCCATTGACATTCAATGAATATATCCCTTGCCATAATGTTTCATACATACAAACTTTGCTCCCAAATTTGGACACTAGTAGAAGAGAAGAACTAGAGAGACACTGTCCGCCACTAGAGAACCGCTTGTTTTGCTTGGTTCCACCACCCAAAGATTATAAGATACCAATAAGATGGCCAACCAGCAGGGATTATGTGTGGCGAAGCAATGTGAATCATACACATCTTGCTGAAGTCAAAGGAGGACAGAATTGGGTGCATGAGAAGGATCAACTCTGGTGGTTCCCCGGTGGTGGTACCCATTTTAAACATGGTGCACCTGAGTACATTCAGAG ATTGGGAAATATGATAACCAATGATACAGGTGATCTACATACTGCAGGGGTCGTTCAAGTTTTGGATGTTGGTTGTGGGGTTTCCAGCTTTTCTGCTTTCCTTCTTCCCTTGGGTATACAGACCATGTCCTTTGCTCCCAAGGATGGCCATGAGAATCAAATTCAATTTTCGCTGGAGCGAGGCATTGGTGCAATGATCTCTGCAATAGCAACAAAGCAATTGCCATATCCTACTAGCTCTTTTGAGATGGTTCATTGTTCTAGGTGTCGTGTTGATTGGCATGAAAATG ATGGTATTCTTCTAAAAGAAGTGAATCGCCTTCTGCGTTCTAATGGGTACTTTGTCTATTCAGCTCCACCTGCATATAGAAAGGATAAAGACTTTCCAATAATTTGGGAGAAGTTAGTTAATCTGACTTCAGCAATGTGTTGGAAACTCATTGCTAAAAGAGTTCAGACTGCTATTTGGATGAAGCAAGAAGATCCGTCATGCCTTCAGCGCATTTCTGAACAGAAACTTATAGATATATGTGATGCTGCTGATAATTTGAAGTCATCCTGGAATACAAAACTGGGAAATTGTATACAAGTAAGGGGCATGCAAACAGATGCTCCAAAACTCCCTTCTAGACCAGAGCGTCTTTCAATATACTCGGAGAGTCTTGAAAGAATTG GTATTAGTCAAGAGGAATTTACTTCAGAGACTGTCTTTTGGCAAGATCAAGTTCAGCATTACTGGCGGCTGCTGAATGTGAACAAAACAGAAATCCGAAATGTCATGGACATGAATGCTTTTTGTGGTGGATTTGCTGTGGCCTTAGATTCATCACCCATGTGGGTGATGAATATAGTTCCTGCGACCATGAAGAATACGTTGTCTGCCATTTATGACCGTGGTCTGATTGGTGCTTTCCATGATTg GTGTGAACCATTTTCTACTTATCCACGCACATATGATCTATTGCATGCCAACCACCTCTTTTCTCATTATAAGGAATGTGGAGAAGGCTGTTTGTTGGAGGATATCCTTTTGGAAATGGACAGGATGATAAGACCGCAG GGATTTATTATCATTAGAGATGAGGAAGCTATTACATCAACGATCCAGGATCTTGCTCCAAAATTTTTGTGGGAGGTTGAATTGCATTTGCTGGACAATATAAAGAAGAACAAAGAAACCGTGTTAATTTGTAGGAAGAAGTTTTGGGCAATTGTCTGA
- the LOC133735688 gene encoding uncharacterized protein LOC133735688 isoform X1, with product MFPRKQLSGSQKRKRKEREEEIIQSQRGSLDKHFVKETNESVEDHVENLVNEPELQIHSNEFVENQNEVNEELDDIGESESDETKNNENLSHDEIIANKLECLKSSADLNIFYPRVWDSLDSKMRDLLVEKGPITETNIIFPKDELGRHFSSEFYVRKLPNGESLDRKWLIYSKELDKVFCFCCKLFKTARSRSQLASEGIRDWKHLGTTLNLHENSSEHLNNLRTWAELRVRLNKNQTIDKELQELIRKDTEHWKEVMVRIIAVVKCLAKNNLAFRGTNEKSYEDSNGNFLGLLEMIAEFDPIMKQHFRLIQNKEIHYHYLSHKIQNELIGMLALNVKSAIIKKIKEGKYFSIILDCTPDASHKEQMTLIIRCVDVSGSPIKIEEFFLEFINVEDTSGLGLFNELQAALESLDLDIDCVRGQGYDNGSNMKGKHQGVQKRLLDINPRAFYMPCGCHSLNLVLCDMANSCHKEKSFFGTCQTIYTVFSNSTKRWSVLLEYIDDLTLKSLSTTRWESHIESVKAIKTQAAQIKEALKKLAEISDDGKVCRDAESLISGELSSFDFILSLVIWHDILYKINLVSKKLQSKDMLLDVAVKNLEGLVSYFEKYRENGFNSAMIEAKEIANDMGVEPVFPIKRRVCRKKHFDEIPNTEREQQSAQESFRTDYFFYFS from the coding sequence ATGTTTCCTCGGAAACAACTCTCGggttctcaaaaaagaaaaagaaaggaaagagaagaagaaattattCAATCTCAACGGGGATCTTTAGATAAACATTTTGTTAAAGAAACAAATGAATCTGTTGAAGATCATGTTGAGAATTTAGTAAATGAACCTGAACTACAAATTCATTCTAATGAGTTTGTAGAAAATCAGAATGAGGTAAACGAAGAACTTGATGATATAGGTGAAAGTGAAAGTgatgaaacaaaaaataatgaaaatctTTCCCATGATGAAATTATTGCCAATAAACTTGAATGCTTGAAATCATCAGCTGATTTGAATATTTTTTATCCTAGAGTTTGGGATAGTCTAGATTCAAAAATGAGAGACTTGCTTGTAGAAAAAGGGCCTATTACAGAAACTAATATCATCTTTCCTAAGGATGAATTAGGTCGGCACTTTTCCTCTGAGTTTTATGTTCGAAAATTACCAAATGGTGAATCTCTTGATAGAAAATGGTTGATTTACTCAAAAGAGCTAGATAaagttttttgtttctgttgtaaATTATTTAAAACAGCTCGCTCGAGAAGTCAATTAGCAAGTGAAGGGATAAGAGATTGGAAACATCTTGGTACAACATTAAATTTACATGAAAACAGTTCTGAACACCTCAATAACTTGAGAACTTGGGCTGAGTTGCGAGTGAGATTGAATAAGAACCAAACAATTGATAAGGAGCTACAAGAGTTAATTAGGAAAGATACTGAACATTGGAAAGAAGTTATGGTCAGAATAATTGCTGTTGTGAAATGTCTTGCAAAGAATAATTTGGCCTTTCGTGGAACAAATGAAAAAAGTTATGAAGATTCCAATGGAAACTTTTTAGGCTTACTTGAAATGATTGCTGAGTTTGATCCCATAATGAAACAACATTTTCGACTTattcaaaacaaagaaattcaTTATCATTACCTCAGCCATAAAATTCAAAATGAGTTGATTGGTATGTTGGCCTTAAACGTCAAGAGTGCAATCATTAAAAAAATCAAGGAGGGAAAATATTTTTCGATAATCCTTGATTGCACTCCTGATGCAAGTCACAAAGAACAGATGACTTTAATTATAAGATGCGTAGATGTGTCGGGTTCTCCAATAAAAATAGAAGAGTTCTTTTTAGAATTTATAAATGTGGAAGATACATCTGGTTTAGGGCTTTTTAATGAATTACAAGCAGCTTTAGAATCTCTTGATTTAGATATTGATTGTGTGCGAGGACAAGGATATGATAATGGATCTAATATGAAAGGAAAACACCAAGGTGTTCAAAAAAGATTGCTTGATATAAATCCTAGAGCCTTTTATATGCCATGTGGTTGTCATTCTCTTAATTTAGTATTGTGTGACATGGCAAACTCTTGTCATAAAGAAAAATCTTTTTTTGGAACATGTCAAACAATTTATACGGTGTTCTCTAATTCTACAAAGCGATGGAGTGTTTTGCTTGAATATATAGATGACTTGACTTTGAAATCTTTGTCAACTACGCGCTGGGAAAGTCATATTGAAAGTGTCAAAGCTATAAAAACTCAAGCTGCCCAAATAAAAGAAGCCTTAAAAAAACTAGCAGAAATTAGTGATGATGGAAAAGTGTGTAGGGATGCTGAATCTTTGATATCTGGTGAACTTTCAagctttgattttattttaagtTTGGTTATTTGGCATGACATTTTGTATAAAATTAACTTGGTTAGTAAAAAGTTACAATCCAAAGATATGCTTCTTGATGTTGCTGTGAAGAATTTAGAGGGACTGGTTTCTTATTTTGAAAAGTATAGGGAAAATGGGTTTAATTCTGCCATGATTGAAGCTAAAGAAATTGCAAATGACATGGGAGTTGAGCCTGTATTTCCTATAAAACGTCGTGTTTGCAGAAAAAAGCATTTTGATGAAATTCCAAATACTGAAAGAGAACAACAATCTGCTCAAGAGTCCTTTAGAACTgattactttttttattttagttga
- the LOC133735688 gene encoding uncharacterized protein LOC133735688 isoform X2, producing the protein MAVLLSVSLPSPKFKRANIETQQAFSLNWLQGLLKSRFPFSRCNTATQQLEGGYASQSRSEKKKQERKKLIPNFQEMLPNEAYETDRPWISIQIMEFAKKMDMFPSVMVAYRILLTILVTVASAERSFSKLKLLKSYLRTTMTQDRLNGLAILTIERNMLANVDYEKIIDDFASRNARRHHFR; encoded by the exons ATGGCTGTCttgctctctgtctctctcccaAGTCCCAAGTTCAAACGGGCGAACATTGAAACCCAGCAAGCGTTTTCTTTAAATTGGTTGCAAGGACTGCTCAAATCCAGATTTCCATTTTCCAG GTGCAACACTGCAACTCAGCAACTGGAAGGTGGATATGCAAGTCAATCtcgatcagaaaagaaaaaacaagaaagaaaaaaattgattcCAAATTTCCAG GAGATGCTGCCGAATGAGGCATATGAAACAGATAGGCCTTGGATATCCATTca AATTATGGAGTTTGCTAAGAAAATGGATATGTTTCCAAGTGTTATGGTTGCCTACAGGATTTTATTGACTATACTGGTGACGGTAGCATCCGCTGAAAGAAGTTTTTCAAAATTGAAGTTATTAAAGTCTTATCTTCGGACTACCATGACTCAAGATAGGCTGAATGGATTAGCTATTTTAACCATTGAAAGAAATATGTTGGCAAATGTTGACTACGAAAAGATAATTGATGATTTTGCTTCAAGAAATGCAAGAAGACATCATTTTAGATGA